The DNA window CGGAGTCGGGGTTTCCTTGAACCCCATATCTCTCAATTCCTGCCAAAGGACCGACGCCTCCATGTGGAGTTCCCGTGCGGCGTATCTGATGTATTCGCTCCGCTCTACCCGATTCTGAAGGTTTAGGAGCGTCTCAACAATCTCTTTGACGACCTGTGTTTTCACATCAACCCGATGAATGTTCTGCCGTTGGATGGCGGCTTGAATCTGAAATTCGATGAGATTTATCGCCTTTTCCGTGAGTTCCATGAACGCCGTTGCGCCGTGTTGTCGCGTAAACGAATCTGGATCTTCGCCTGTAGGTAGCAGGGCAACGCGCACCCGTAATCCCTCAGCGAGCAGTCGGTGCAATCCACGTTGTGCGGCTTGAAGACCGGAGGCATCTCCGTCATAGACAATGATAACTTCAGGAGCAAACCGCTTCAATAATTTCGCGTGATTTTCGCTCAACGCGGTTCCAGAGGATGCCACTACATTCTCAATCCCCGACTGAAAAAGCATCAAAACGTCCATATACCCCTCTACAAGCAGCACGTGCTGCTTTTTGTAGATAGATTGGCGTGCTTTGTCGAGGTTATAAAGGATATTACTTTTATCATATAGAACTGTCGCCGGAGAATTCAGATACTTCGGTTGATGTTCTTCAGAGAGCGAGCGTCCCCCAAATCCAACGGGTGTCCCCCGTTCATTGTAAATCGGAAAAAGGACCCTGTTCCAAAACCGATCCTGTGGACCCCGATCTTCATCCCGAATGAGTCCGGCATCAATGAGTTGTTGGATCGTAAAACCTTTATCTGTTGCGACTTTAATAAGCTCGCGGCGCCCAGCCTTTGCGTAGCCCAACTGAAAAGAACGGAGCGTTTTCAATTGGACACCGCGATGCCTGAGATACTGCCTCGCCGACGCGCCGGCTCTATCAGTGAGAAGTTGATTGTGGTAGTATTCCACAGCAAACCGGTTGAGATCCTCCAAAGTCGTGAACCGTTTTCGGTTCGCGCTCCCCCGACTGTCCTGATTCGGGAGGTCAATATTCAGCCGACCCGCTAACCACTCCAGCGTCTCAATGAAGTTTTTACCTTCGTGCTTTTGCACAAAAGAGATGACATTGCCCCCCGTCTGACATCCAAAGCAATAGAACATCTGCTTTTGCGGTGAGACTGTGAAAGAGGGGGTCTTTTCATCGTGAAACGGACAGAGTCCTTTGTAATCTCGACCCGCAGCACGCAGGGCGACCCCACACTCGGAGATGACTTCAACAATATCGCTTCGACTCTGAATCTCATCAATTGTTTCGCGTGGCACAGAGCCTCTTGTCTGGGGGGTGTTCACGGTGAATCTGCCTCACTCTTTGAATGTAACGACGGTTACGCCCTCACCGCCTTGGCTGAGTGGCGCGAATTGGTATTTGGTTACACGCGGATCCTCACGCAACTCGTCATGAACGGCTTTTCGCAAGGCACCCGTCCCTTTGCCGTGAAGAATACGAACTGTCGGGAGACCCGCGAGATACGCGTCATCAAGATACTTATCCGTCACGTCTAACGCCTCTTTTACAAGCAATCCTCGGATATTCAACTCACCACTGATTGTATTGGATTTACTGTATTGGATATCGAGGACAGACGTTGAAAGGTTTGATGATTCCTGTTTTGGATGCACGGAATCGATTTCGTGGTAAGCGGCTTGCATTTGCATATTCCCAACCAGAATCTGAAGGGGTGTTTTACCGCGCGATTTGATAGCGAGGACTTCTCCAAATCGGTCGAGTTTTTTGACCCTGACCTTATCACCGACGTTAACTTTAAGTTTTGGTGGATGAGATTGCTTTTTCGGGGGTTCTTTTTTTAGCGATTTTTTGGCGGACTCTATCTGTGAAAAAGCGTTTCGGATACTATTTTTCGAGGCTTGTTGTTTGCGAATATCAGCGACAAGTTTCTCTACGGTTGTGCGTGCGTTGTTAACGATGTCGCGAGCCTCAGACTCAGCCTGCTGTTTTAAGGTATGGCGTTCGGTTTCAAGGGTTTGAAGGAGTTGTGTATGTTTCTCGGAGGCGACTTCGGCTTTTTGAATCTTATGGTGTAAGTGTGTGCGTTCTGTTTCCAGTTCATCTTGTGTTTGCTGTAAACGCACGAGAAGGTCTTCAACAGCGACGGTGTTATTCCCTAAATGCGTTTGTGCTTCATCAAGAATTTCAGTGGGGATTCCGAGTTGCGAGGCGATTTTTAGAGCGTTGCTACTTCCAGGTATACCTATCTGGAGTCGATAGGTCGGACGCAGCGTCGTCCAGTCAAACTCCATTGAAGCGTTCTCCATGGTGTGTTGTGTATGGGCATACGCTTTGAGCGCGCCATAGTGCGTTGTGACGATGGTATTCACCTGTCTTTCACCGAGCCACTCAAGGAGTGCCATACCGAGAGCGGTTCCTTCACTGGGATCCGTTCCGGCACCGATCTCGTCCAACAACACGAGCGAGTATTTGGCGTGTTCGATTTTCCGAAGCATCTCCGCAATCTTCGTGATATGTGAGGAGAAAGTACTCAGACTCTGTTCTATACCTTGGTCATCGCCAATGTCAGCAAAGACCTCGTCGAAGATAGCGACCTGACTTCCGTGTTCCGCTGGGATATGTAAGCCGGATTGTGCCATGAGCGTTAAGAGCCCGACCGTTTTGAGAACAACGGTCTTGCCACCCGTATTCGGACCGGTGATAATCAGTGTATTGAACGTTTTACCGATATGGATGTTTGTCGGCACAACACGCGTTGGTAGATCCGTGCTTCTATCCGAATCGGCATCCGAGGGACGCTCGTTTTGAAGATGGAATTCTAACAACGGATGCCGTGCTTCAATCAATTTGACGACACCACGGGTATTCAATTTCGGTTCAACGGCGTCTAACGCGAGACTAAAACGTGCCTTCGCGTTCAAAAAATCGAATTCTGCTAACAGATCGAGAGACAGTTCCAATTCGTGTAGGTGGTCGCGCACGCGATCGGTGAGGTCAAGGAGGATGCGTCGAATTTCACGTTGTTCGGCTTCAGCGGTTTCATGGAGGGCGTTGTTCATCTGGACGATTTCCAAAGGCTCTACAAAAAAGGTTGCCCCACTTGTAGATTGTCCCTGAACGACGCCTCGAAAAGATGAACGCGCTTCCTGTTTTATTGGAATAACATACCGATTGTTTCGAGAGGTGATGACCTGTTCCTGAATTGCTTTCTGATGTTCCGGTGAACGCAGCGTCGCTTCGAGCTTTTGGTGTATATTTTCACGAAGACGCGACAATTTGCGACGGAGGGCGCGCAACTCAGGACTTGCGCGATCCAGCAGTATTCCGTCAGCGTCAATGCAATGGCTGATTGCTTCAACTAACGCTGGGAACACCGGCAGGGCATCGACAATCGCGAAGAGGTTGGGAAACTCCTCCCGATCACGTTTTTTGAAGACACGATGGATGTCTTCGGGAATCTGTGCGACCTTTCGGACATCAAGAAGTTCCTCAGCATCTAAAAGCGCGCCTGTCTTGGCAGCGTGGGTTAGCGATTTGCGGATATCCTTTAAACCGTTCAGCGGTATTCCACCGTAAACTTGATGAAAGAATTTCGTTTCACTGCACAACGTGAGTAGATAGCGGACTTTATCGACATCGCAAGAGGGCGCGAGGGTGTCAACACGTGCCGTTCCGAGTTGAGAAGCGGTGTATTTTTTCAGGAGTGCACGGATTTTGTCGTATTCTAATGCTTTTTCAACACTGGATACCACTTTTTAATTATTCCTTGCGGTTCGGTCAGGTGGGTTTGACAGATAACGTGCCTCTCCGTAGACCTAAGGGGAAACGCCCAAGCAAAAACCCCTCCGCTACGCTTACGGGCTACAGTTTTCCATTCTATACTAAGACAGCAGCCTGCAACAATACGCAGAAATCCCCAAGCAAAAACACGCAGGCGGATATAACAGAAAAACGAAAACCCACAGAAGACTTCATTTAACGCCTTGCGAACATTTAAAAATTCTTACGCTTAAGGTTGCCCCACGTCGTGACTAACTTCTCTTGCGGTTCGACTGGCAGTAGCTCTCCGTCGCGTAACCAAGCAATGACAAAAACGCTACCATCGACCTCGACGATCACTTCGGTTTCATCGGTGGCGAAGTCATAAAGATAGATCGACCCCCACCGAGAATATGCTATATAGTCTCCGCCAGGCGACCAGTCTGCCCAATACCCGGTGGCTTTGTCTACATCGAACAACGCCTCAATCGTTTTGGTTTCGATATCAATTGTGCAGAACGTATCAAACTCTCTGTTCCATCTGAGGAAGAGGATCCGTTGCCCATCGGGTGCCCACACCGGATAAAAGTCTTTATGGAGTTCGGTCAAGATTTCTATCTCTTTGGTTTCAACGTCTAAGAGGTAGAGATGTTCCAACCAACCGGGTCTGGAGAGCGAAAAGGCGAGTCGCTTGCTATTTGGCGACCAGGACATTCCCCAAAATGAATAGGGCCATCCTTGATGCGGGACTTGCGTCATAACTTCCATCTCACCCGTCTCGATATCCAGGACCCATATCTGATTTTCTTGCGGAAGTTGATCTATTGTCCAACCGTTGAAAGCGAGTTTTTTGCCATTGGGAGAAACGGAGAGAAACCGATACGTGCCAGCCGAGGGTGTAATGAGTTTCTTGTTCTTTGGATTTTCGGGATTAATGGAATAAACGTTAGAGTGCCCAGCATCCCGTTGAATGAAATAGAGGGTATCCCCGTTCGGACCCCACGAGGGATACATCCCTTTGAGGTTCAAAGGAATCGCTCTCAAATCCTTCGTGCCTTTGATTGCTGTTGTATAGAGATTCCAATCGAAGCGACCGAGGTTTTCATCGAATCCGTTGACTGCATACGCCAGGTGTCCTGTCGGTGCCGCTTCGCCTAACGATGCAAAAGGGAGCAGGGTTAAAAAAAGGACTCCTAAAATAGCGAATCCGAGGGGTTTGGCAGCGAAGTAAGGCGGACGACCATATTTATAAAGCATCATTGCTGCTCCTTAATATTAAAAAATATTAAAGTAGAAAAATTGTTAGTAAAACTAAAATTACTGGACGGAGCCGAGACGTTTGTAATGGAGCAGCGCGTTCTCATAAAGGCGGCGACTTAACCCCAGTTTTTCAAGTTCAACAACCAGATCATAACTGTAAAGTGCTGAACTTTCTCTGCCTTCGTCGTCGGCACGACGGGCGTTTTGAATGCTATTTATCAATGTGATCGCTTCTTTTTCAAAACTTCCGATCTGCTTTCGGAGCTCCGTGGATAATCCGCCCTGAATGTCTTTGTTGACTTTATAGGTGCGAATCGCGTCGGTATAGGCGACATAAGCCTCGTAGTAACGCTTTTCGCTCTCCAGTTTTTCCGCATTTGAGAGGTCCAACGTTTCACCGAGAGCAGCGATAACAACTTTTGCGTCTTCAATGACCTCAAGGCTCTTTTGTGATATGCCGACTTCAAGGGTCGTCCGGAATTCGTCCACGATCTCTTTATATGCGGCACGCGCGGCATCGGCGTTCCCCAACTTTTCATAAACAATTGCCTGATTAAATTTGGCTTCGGCAAGCACGAACTGCCGAATCTCTGCTGGGAGTTCTGGTGTGGGCGGGAATGCTTTTGCCTGATAAGCGTCAACGGCTTTTTCGTAGTTGCTTTCCTGTTCGTAGGTGTTGCCTATTGCCTTCTGCGCGTACAGACTGTAGATCTGATTTTCGGGTTGATGGTTGGCAATAATCTGTTGGAATTGTGAGCGTGCTTCTGCGTAGTTGCCCTGATAATAAAGTGAACTCGCGTATTGATACCGGGCTTGGTCAGCAAAAGCGGTATTCGGATATTTCTCAAAGACCTGTTGCAGCTGCGTCTGGGCGGATGCGAGGGATTCTTCACTTTCCGCTAATTTCTCTGCATCGAAAAGACTTTCCTCGGCGGTTCGATAGGTTTCGGTGGCGTCCCGCAACGCGATTGTTGCTTCAGCGCGGCGGTTTTCCTGATTCTGATAATATGCCGCATAGCCTGCGACAGCGATAAGGACTATTCCCACCACAATGATGATGGTTCGCAGGTTCTCTTTAAGGAACTGGTAGGTTGTTAGAAGTCCTTCAATAAATTTGTCTTCTTGGATTTCTTCTTTCGTTAAGCGTTGGTCTCGTGCCATGGATTTCCTCAGTTTTAGGCGATTTCCAGTTAAATACTTTAAGTGGGCAAATGTTTAAGCGGGTGACGGGAATTGAACCCGTGACCCTCAGCTTGGGAAGCTGACGCTCTACCGCTGAGCTACACCCGCATTAATGGTATTATACCATATCCTTTCGGCGTTGTCAATGTTGTGAAAATTAAAATGAAAAGCGGGCGTTGGCAGGTAGAGAGTCACGGTTTGCAGTTTCGCCAGATGCCCACTTTTTCATAAGGTTGAGGCACGCGGACCGCGCAAACGGTCCCGGTTGCTCTAAAAGGTTTATTGCAATTTGTCTAACTCACCCAGAACTTGCGCAGGTGACAACGTATTGTCGGGGGGCGCCGCTTCGACGTGTTTGAAGGCGATATTGCCAGACGTATCGATGATAATGACACCACGCGTGGTAATACCGACGTCTTCGAGTGCCATACCGAACTGCTTAGAGACGGTAAGGTTCATGTCGGCAAGAAGCGGAAAATCGACACCACCGAGCACTTCACTCCATGCCTTATGGGCAAACGTTGAATCGCGATTGATGGCGATGACTTCGGTATTTTTCGCTTGAATCGCTGACAAACTTTCGTTGAAATCTGGCACCTGTTCAGCACAGACCGGTGAAAAAGCGAGCGGGTAGAAAAGCACGACTAAATTTTTGCCTGCGTAGTCGCTCAATGAAACTTCAACATCTTCTTGGTTAACTGCACCTGTGAGTGTGAAATCCGGTGCAGCACTTCCTACATCTGCCATTAAAATCCTCCTATCGCGCCTGAAAAACGCGTTGAGATAATGAGAGTTTTCGGTAAAAATGTTACACTTGGTGTAACATTGCGGGTGTATAGGTTATAGACACAAAACCCAATAACTGTAAGGGTTTATAGACGTTTCGTGTCTGGTCTTCTACGAGAAAAAAAGATAAAAATAGCAAAAAGTGTAACGTTTTGTTGTTAACGGTTAAATTTTTTTATGTTGTATGCACGTTAGGGACGTTTATTTGGTTTCGGTAGGTGTAAGTTTATCAAATTCTTCGGTGTCAAAACCCCGTCTTTTAAGGCGGGGATGTAGACACCGCCTATGGTTGTGTCAAAAAACATTTGACATTGAGTTAAAAATGTGGTATAATTAGAGTATCAGGTTGGCAAGCATTCTAAGCGTTGCCACTCGGCAATGTGCTTGCCTCCCACTTAGAAGGGGATAAACGCCTGATACCTGATATACCATGCGAAACACGACACACAAACTTTTTCATGATAAGTCTTTGAAGCATTTGCACGACGACTTGAATATCATCGGCGTTGTGCGGAATCACTTCATTGGGCTTTCTATGCGGTATTACCGCCGCTATGGGAAGGGACTTTCGTATTCTAAAATGTCCAAGCACTTGACGAGACTCAAAAAACTTGAGAAGTATCAGCATTGGCATATCCCGTATTCGTGGTCTCTGCAAAACATGCTCAAACGTTTGGCACAGTCCTTTCGAGAAATGAAAACGCTTGGACGCGGACACCCCCAATTCAAGTCGTGTAAGAAATACAAGGGAATGACGTTTGATGGCATACAAGCCCCGCTTGAAAAAGTTTTGGAGAAACAGAAACACCAGAGAAACCATCCGACCTACAAAATCCGCTTGAATGGACGCTGGTATCGCTTCGCCTTGCATCGTGCGATTGAAGGTAAAATCCTTCGCGTTCAGGTTACAAGGGACGCACTTGGAGATGTGTATATCACCCTCACAGAAGATTTTACGGAAGTCCGATACGAACCCAAGACGGGTAAAGCCGAAGGGTTTGATTTTGGTATCAAAGACTTCTTGACTACCAGTGATGGTGAAAAGCCTGCCTCCCCGATGTTCTACAAACAGAATGCCGAGAAGTTGGCGAAAGCCCAGCAGGAGCATTCTCGCAAGGTCAAAGGGTCTCATAATCGAGAACGCGAACGCAAGAAAGTTGCGCGTATCCATAAGAAAACGGCAAATCAACGAACCGATCATCATTGGAAACTTGCGATAGAGTTGTGTCGTGAGTTTGATATTCTGTTCTTTGAGGACCTGAACCTTGAAGGAATGAAACGCCTTTGGGGTAAACAGGTCTCCGATCTTGCCTTCGGTGAGTTCATGCGAAAACTCAAGCATCAATCTCATAAGCGTATCCGCTCTGTGCTGAAGATTGGGCGATGGACTCCCACCACAAAGTGCTGTTGTGTGTGTGGACATAAAAATGAAAACCTCACGCTCACAGATCGTCATTGGCAGTGTCCTGAATGTGATACATATCTTGACCGCGACCAAAACGCTGCTATCAATATCCTTAAGGAAGGGGTAGCTTCCTTTGCGTTAGGAGAAGTAAATCCTATTGTTTTGTTTAACAAAATTGTAGGTATCTCCGTTGAAGCGAGTAGTCCGCTTCTGAAAACCACAAATGCTTCTGCTTAACGATTGCAGAAGCCTCGCCCTTTAGGGCGGGGTCTATCACTGTCTCTTTATAGCTGCCCAGGACGTTGCGAGTTTCCCCTGAGGCTCAATTGCCGTAAGGGATGTTGTGGTGTTACCCTTCACGTTCACGTCATCAAAACTGGCTTGTGTATCCCACGTCCAGACACCGACTTTCCCAACGGGATAGGCATCATCAAGAAAGACACCCTGTTCTATGTCGTTAATCGCAACTGCGATGCGACTGCCTTCAACGACAACTCGGAGCGTGAACCATTCGTTGCGCGTCAGCGTGAGTCCGATAGGTTCAATGTCGTGTTCGATTTCATCGCGTGCTTCAAATCCGTCTTTAAAAGCAGTGCTGCGTTTGTGTCGCCATAACTCCGACTTATTCTCTTTCGGACAGATGAGGTACACATAGTACTCAAATTCATTTTGTGCTCGGAAGACGATACCGCCCCAGTGTCCGTCATCAATACGGACTTTCGCTTCCAACGTATGGTCTCCCCATTCTACCCCGTCAACCAATGCCTTTTGTGCTTCACCCCAGCGTGTCGTTTGTTTATAGATGCCTTCTCCGACTTCCCAGCTGCCGTTCGCGGGTGCCCAATCGGAGGCATCATTATCAAAGGTCCAAACGTGTTCTTCAGCAGTTGCGAGAGGGACGGCATAGAGACTGATGCACATGAGGAGCAGGGCGAGTCGGTTTTTCATAACGTCCATCATGGTCGAAAACTACCGTTAACCTCATCTGAAATAGGGCGAATCCACTTGGGTTTCGCCCTATCCTTAAGAACCTATTTCCGTTTAAGCTTTGCCCATTGGGTCGCGAGTTTCCCTTGGGGGACAACATCGAGACTCTCGGGTTCCATTCCGTTAACTTCAGCTTCGGTCAACGCGACGGCGTAGATTCGGGATTCTTCAATGTGCGCGTTGAGCTCTCCGGGACCACCGAGTCCGTTTGTATGCCGTTTTCCCCAAATTATTTCAGCATCACCTGTGGGCCAGGTTTTGATCTCACCCTTTTCATAACTGCCGAGGCTCTCACCGTTGCGGTATCCCGTAATCTTGTAAGTTCCACCCTTATCTTCGTAAGTGAAGGCTAAGTAAACCATTTCGCCTTCCTTCTTCTCGTTGTGCGCTTTTGGGAAGTCTTCCGTGCGGTGGAACCAACTGCTTCCAGACATCCATTGATTCGGTTGGCGTTCGGCATAGACAATCGCGTTAAATTGGTCCTCTGTGGCTTTATCTAACGTGAGTGCTGAGCCTTTCGTCGCGGCGAGGTTGTCCAGAGCGACCCAGGTCATCAATGTTTTCTCTTCAATGTCGGGTCCACTGTATTCGAGGGCGTGTGCCCATTTTCCTGTCTCCACAATCAGCTGACCACCTTTGAGTTCGGCACCGTGGAGATCTATATCGTCCCAGTTCCCCATCTCGTCTTTTTCGCTATCAAATAGCCACCACCCAAGCAGGTTATCTTCTTGAGCACCTGGATCTGCGAAGACCACGGGGGCCGAGAGACTCAACATCAGCAGTACAGCACAGATGTAATAGACTTTTACTCTCATTGTCAATTGCTCCTCTTTGAGTTCAAATTGAGGTTCAGCGCGAGTAGATTTCCTCAAGGATAGAAAACAGATTGTGCTTCCACCCGCATCGGTAAATTATATACAATTATAACACATCGTTGAGACAAAAGCAAATACATTTACACATCTACACACTCGGAAATTTCGCCGCTTGCAAATTATACCTGTATATGTTACCATATAATCATCTCAGTGCCACGTCTGAATCAGAATCAAGGAACAGGCGGGTTGCGCTGCCTACAGCAAAGTGATCTGTAATCTAAACTACAATTTGAAAATAACATTGTAAAAGCAAGAGAAAAACATGTGAACAGGAATAAAAAATGAAACGATTGATACCGTTACTACTCGTCATCAGTATCGGGCTGGTTTTCTGCCAAGAAATTTTTGCCCAACAAAACGCCGCCACCCAAAGAATGACAGCCACCCTATCCGGAAGTGTTATCTGGGAGGGACAGGATCTCTCCCACACGAGCGTGTCGGTCTACCGGGATAAAGAACTCAAAGCGTTGTATACCACCGGGATCCCCCAACTCGGCGATGGACAATTCACGATCCGCGTTGAGCCGGGTCGCTACTATATCGTTGCCTACGTTGATGTGGATAAATCGGGGCAATTCGATGCGGGGGACGGCTTGGGGATCCTCGGTATCACCGATTGGAACGACCAAGCGCAGGGGTATCAGTTAATTGCGGTAGATAACGGACAGAAGATTCGGGGCTTAGAGATTCCGATAACGGCGCGTGCGGCACGTATTAAAGGGGAACTTAAGATCGTTCCAACCTCCCAATATGAGCCGAGTCAACTCCAGCGATTCCAGACGGCTTTGCGGACGGCGACATCTGGGTGTCGTGGCTCACTCAAGATCGGTCAAGGTCCTGTGAATCCTCAAGCCCGCCTTGGAAATCGGAAAGCCTTGATCCTTGCGTATACGGATCTATCTTGGAAATATCGCGCGGGTATTGGTCCCGTCACGGATACAGGGGCGTGGGCGTTGAATCTGCTGCCGGGGAAGTATTACCTGATGGCGATTGTGGATAACAATAACACGAACAAATTGGACACAGGCGACGACTTCGGGTTCTACGGTGTCGAAGATATGCGGAAGCGTGGCGAATTCCCCGAACCCGTACTCATTTCGCCGAATAAGTTCACCGAAGATATTGAAATAGCGATTACGGCGACCTATCAGACCCGTAGAAGGACGGCGACCGAAAATACGAGTATACTCACAGGACATGTATCGCTACCTGAAGATGCAACGGCACGTGTTGAGGTATACGCCGAACCCGCTCTCGTTACACCGATTGCGAGCGGAGAAACCGCAGCAGGCGGTATATTCCGCATCGCGCTCCCGCCGGGGGAATACTACGTTATTGTTAATTCTGATGCCGATAAAAACGGTAGATACAGTGAAGGCGACGGCTTGGGTGGTTATGGAACAGTGGACATCACGACACAACCCCCGGCTCCGATCGTCCTTATGGAGG is part of the Candidatus Poribacteria bacterium genome and encodes:
- a CDS encoding transposase; the encoded protein is MSKHLTRLKKLEKYQHWHIPYSWSLQNMLKRLAQSFREMKTLGRGHPQFKSCKKYKGMTFDGIQAPLEKVLEKQKHQRNHPTYKIRLNGRWYRFALHRAIEGKILRVQVTRDALGDVYITLTEDFTEVRYEPKTGKAEGFDFGIKDFLTTSDGEKPASPMFYKQNAEKLAKAQQEHSRKVKGSHNRERERKKVARIHKKTANQRTDHHWKLAIELCREFDILFFEDLNLEGMKRLWGKQVSDLAFGEFMRKLKHQSHKRIRSVLKIGRWTPTTKCCCVCGHKNENLTLTDRHWQCPECDTYLDRDQNAAINILKEGVASFALGEVNPIVLFNKIVGISVEASSPLLKTTNASA
- a CDS encoding endonuclease MutS2, translated to MVSSVEKALEYDKIRALLKKYTASQLGTARVDTLAPSCDVDKVRYLLTLCSETKFFHQVYGGIPLNGLKDIRKSLTHAAKTGALLDAEELLDVRKVAQIPEDIHRVFKKRDREEFPNLFAIVDALPVFPALVEAISHCIDADGILLDRASPELRALRRKLSRLRENIHQKLEATLRSPEHQKAIQEQVITSRNNRYVIPIKQEARSSFRGVVQGQSTSGATFFVEPLEIVQMNNALHETAEAEQREIRRILLDLTDRVRDHLHELELSLDLLAEFDFLNAKARFSLALDAVEPKLNTRGVVKLIEARHPLLEFHLQNERPSDADSDRSTDLPTRVVPTNIHIGKTFNTLIITGPNTGGKTVVLKTVGLLTLMAQSGLHIPAEHGSQVAIFDEVFADIGDDQGIEQSLSTFSSHITKIAEMLRKIEHAKYSLVLLDEIGAGTDPSEGTALGMALLEWLGERQVNTIVTTHYGALKAYAHTQHTMENASMEFDWTTLRPTYRLQIGIPGSSNALKIASQLGIPTEILDEAQTHLGNNTVAVEDLLVRLQQTQDELETERTHLHHKIQKAEVASEKHTQLLQTLETERHTLKQQAESEARDIVNNARTTVEKLVADIRKQQASKNSIRNAFSQIESAKKSLKKEPPKKQSHPPKLKVNVGDKVRVKKLDRFGEVLAIKSRGKTPLQILVGNMQMQAAYHEIDSVHPKQESSNLSTSVLDIQYSKSNTISGELNIRGLLVKEALDVTDKYLDDAYLAGLPTVRILHGKGTGALRKAVHDELREDPRVTKYQFAPLSQGGEGVTVVTFKE
- a CDS encoding redoxin domain-containing protein gives rise to the protein MADVGSAAPDFTLTGAVNQEDVEVSLSDYAGKNLVVLFYPLAFSPVCAEQVPDFNESLSAIQAKNTEVIAINRDSTFAHKAWSEVLGGVDFPLLADMNLTVSKQFGMALEDVGITTRGVIIIDTSGNIAFKHVEAAPPDNTLSPAQVLGELDKLQ
- a CDS encoding DNA primase, whose product is MNTPQTRGSVPRETIDEIQSRSDIVEVISECGVALRAAGRDYKGLCPFHDEKTPSFTVSPQKQMFYCFGCQTGGNVISFVQKHEGKNFIETLEWLAGRLNIDLPNQDSRGSANRKRFTTLEDLNRFAVEYYHNQLLTDRAGASARQYLRHRGVQLKTLRSFQLGYAKAGRRELIKVATDKGFTIQQLIDAGLIRDEDRGPQDRFWNRVLFPIYNERGTPVGFGGRSLSEEHQPKYLNSPATVLYDKSNILYNLDKARQSIYKKQHVLLVEGYMDVLMLFQSGIENVVASSGTALSENHAKLLKRFAPEVIIVYDGDASGLQAAQRGLHRLLAEGLRVRVALLPTGEDPDSFTRQHGATAFMELTEKAINLIEFQIQAAIQRQNIHRVDVKTQVVKEIVETLLNLQNRVERSEYIRYAARELHMEASVLWQELRDMGFKETPTPNQQRRTKPKNQKLTPRAQIERQLIEALIQNPALISHVKPQFDYQSFTEPFFVRIARLLWEACTDDEHVDIQTLINECPDEKLRAFISGAMLQRAHPPNLLQARVDGCLKKLRHFLLRDLEQRVRSHALAEGADKIETLEELVKLSNQRRALRNRETADTHEENLNEGGN
- a CDS encoding tetratricopeptide repeat protein codes for the protein MARDQRLTKEEIQEDKFIEGLLTTYQFLKENLRTIIIVVGIVLIAVAGYAAYYQNQENRRAEATIALRDATETYRTAEESLFDAEKLAESEESLASAQTQLQQVFEKYPNTAFADQARYQYASSLYYQGNYAEARSQFQQIIANHQPENQIYSLYAQKAIGNTYEQESNYEKAVDAYQAKAFPPTPELPAEIRQFVLAEAKFNQAIVYEKLGNADAARAAYKEIVDEFRTTLEVGISQKSLEVIEDAKVVIAALGETLDLSNAEKLESEKRYYEAYVAYTDAIRTYKVNKDIQGGLSTELRKQIGSFEKEAITLINSIQNARRADDEGRESSALYSYDLVVELEKLGLSRRLYENALLHYKRLGSVQ
- a CDS encoding LamG domain-containing protein, whose translation is MRVKVYYICAVLLMLSLSAPVVFADPGAQEDNLLGWWLFDSEKDEMGNWDDIDLHGAELKGGQLIVETGKWAHALEYSGPDIEEKTLMTWVALDNLAATKGSALTLDKATEDQFNAIVYAERQPNQWMSGSSWFHRTEDFPKAHNEKKEGEMVYLAFTYEDKGGTYKITGYRNGESLGSYEKGEIKTWPTGDAEIIWGKRHTNGLGGPGELNAHIEESRIYAVALTEAEVNGMEPESLDVVPQGKLATQWAKLKRK
- a CDS encoding DUF1080 domain-containing protein, giving the protein MMDVMKNRLALLLMCISLYAVPLATAEEHVWTFDNDASDWAPANGSWEVGEGIYKQTTRWGEAQKALVDGVEWGDHTLEAKVRIDDGHWGGIVFRAQNEFEYYVYLICPKENKSELWRHKRSTAFKDGFEARDEIEHDIEPIGLTLTRNEWFTLRVVVEGSRIAVAINDIEQGVFLDDAYPVGKVGVWTWDTQASFDDVNVKGNTTTSLTAIEPQGKLATSWAAIKRQ